One stretch of Syntrophorhabdaceae bacterium DNA includes these proteins:
- a CDS encoding LD-carboxypeptidase, giving the protein FLNVLTNTGNGIELKNPVKKEMTTIVPGKAEGRLTGGCLSIVVASLGTPYEIDTNNAILFFEDIDEKPHRIDRYLTQLTLAGKFRQARGIIFGTFQRCSYTTRDNYYKYGATLLDIIRERIIPLGIPCIFGLQFGHVRNKLTMPIGVTAALDATNKRVTVEAAVT; this is encoded by the coding sequence TTCCTCAATGTGCTCACAAACACCGGCAACGGGATTGAGCTCAAGAACCCGGTGAAGAAAGAGATGACCACCATAGTCCCCGGAAAGGCTGAGGGTCGACTGACAGGCGGCTGCCTTTCCATCGTTGTCGCTTCTCTGGGAACCCCGTATGAGATCGACACAAACAATGCGATCCTTTTCTTCGAGGACATCGATGAAAAACCGCACAGGATCGACAGATATTTAACACAGCTTACCCTCGCGGGAAAATTCCGGCAGGCGCGGGGCATTATATTCGGCACATTCCAACGGTGCAGCTACACCACTCGTGATAATTACTATAAATATGGGGCAACCCTTCTTGATATTATACGCGAACGGATCATCCCCCTTGGGATCCCCTGTATCTTCGGCCTCCAGTTCGGCCATGTACGCAACAAGCTCACCATGCCGATCGGTGTCACCGCCGCGCTCGATGCAACCAACAAACGGGTTACCGTAGAGGCAGCGGTAACGTAA
- a CDS encoding acetyl-CoA hydrolase/transferase C-terminal domain-containing protein: MYEHEYQKKLVAPEKAIAAIRDGDMLVHGLALAEPPALLRAIADRLRAGDLKRIKVFSSLPLKHACDTILAVDLMDCVDAYSQFVSSGERGLVSTGLASFVPNHLHQMPRLLTEFIGVDVCVTMVSPVDQSGYFSFGTANDFTSTAARAARVLIVEVNRFMPRVFGDSSIHISEVDAIVENHEPIFTPLNPESRSEDEIIGKAIAEMVPDGACLQLGIGALPNAVAAYLEGHKDLGIHTEVFGPAMVNLIKKGVITGSKKTLHPRKHVFTVALGDQEMLDFMDNNPAMKSYPCSYTNHPSVIAQNARMVSINAVLEVDLTGQCNAEFLYGHQFSGTGGQLDFVRGAFDAKEGKSILAFYSTADHGKTSRIVDCLEQGATITTPRTDTHYLITEYGTANLKGKSTKERALAIIELAHPEFREELLRKAEEMYLI; encoded by the coding sequence ATGTATGAACATGAATATCAGAAGAAGCTCGTTGCACCGGAGAAGGCCATAGCAGCCATCAGAGATGGCGATATGCTGGTTCACGGTCTCGCACTGGCAGAGCCTCCGGCCCTGCTCAGGGCGATTGCAGACAGGTTAAGGGCAGGGGACCTGAAGCGAATCAAGGTATTTTCCTCCCTTCCACTTAAACATGCCTGCGACACAATACTTGCAGTGGATCTGATGGATTGTGTGGATGCCTATTCCCAGTTTGTCAGTTCCGGTGAGCGTGGGCTCGTCAGTACAGGACTTGCCAGCTTCGTGCCCAACCACCTCCATCAGATGCCGAGACTCCTCACTGAATTCATCGGAGTTGATGTGTGTGTGACCATGGTTTCGCCTGTGGATCAGAGTGGATATTTCTCCTTCGGTACGGCAAACGACTTTACCTCTACCGCAGCCCGTGCGGCCAGGGTGCTTATCGTCGAGGTGAACCGTTTTATGCCCAGGGTCTTCGGCGATTCCTCCATCCATATTTCCGAGGTGGATGCAATCGTCGAGAATCATGAACCGATTTTTACGCCGCTGAACCCTGAGTCCAGGTCGGAGGATGAGATTATCGGGAAGGCTATTGCAGAGATGGTCCCGGACGGTGCCTGCCTGCAGCTCGGTATCGGGGCCCTCCCGAACGCAGTGGCAGCGTATCTGGAAGGGCATAAAGATCTGGGCATCCATACGGAGGTCTTCGGACCTGCAATGGTCAACCTTATAAAAAAGGGCGTTATAACGGGATCGAAGAAAACACTCCATCCACGGAAACATGTGTTTACGGTTGCCCTTGGCGATCAGGAGATGCTTGACTTTATGGACAACAACCCTGCCATGAAGAGTTACCCCTGCTCCTATACAAACCACCCGTCAGTCATCGCGCAGAACGCCCGGATGGTCTCCATTAATGCCGTGCTGGAGGTTGACCTTACGGGTCAATGCAATGCAGAATTCCTCTACGGGCATCAATTCAGCGGGACAGGAGGTCAGTTGGATTTTGTACGGGGCGCCTTCGATGCGAAGGAAGGCAAGTCGATCCTTGCCTTTTACTCCACTGCTGACCACGGAAAGACTTCGAGGATTGTGGACTGCCTTGAACAGGGAGCCACGATAACAACCCCCCGGACGGACACACATTATCTTATTACAGAATACGGCACTGCAAATCTGAAGGGAAAATCGACAAAGGAAAGGGCGTTGGCAATTATAGAGTTGGCACACCCTGAGTTCCGGGAGGAACTGCTCCGGAAGGCAGAAGAGATGTATCTCATCTAA
- a CDS encoding cupin domain-containing protein, with product MDNKVTTHSLVDMVNYQKEAVVSKTIIEKNTGTVTLFAFDMGQGLSEHTAPFDALVQVLDGEVEISISGKPFYLKQGEIIIMPAHEPHALKAVSNFKMLLTMIRS from the coding sequence ATGGATAATAAAGTAACAACACATTCCTTGGTTGATATGGTGAATTATCAAAAGGAGGCGGTTGTCAGTAAAACTATCATTGAGAAAAATACGGGGACGGTTACTTTATTCGCATTTGACATGGGTCAGGGGTTAAGCGAACATACAGCTCCTTTTGATGCCCTGGTCCAGGTTCTTGACGGAGAGGTGGAGATCAGTATCTCAGGAAAACCATTTTACCTGAAACAAGGGGAGATAATTATAATGCCCGCTCATGAACCGCATGCCCTAAAGGCCGTCAGTAATTTTAAAATGTTATTAACCATGATCAGATCATAA
- a CDS encoding DUF488 domain-containing protein, with protein MKIFTIGFTKKSAESFFTKLQLAGVRKLVDARLNNVSQLAGFTKRDDLRYFLRAICNIDYVHLPELAPTQEIMDEYKKQNGDWDLFERQFIKLLTARQVEHKVTRKSLEDACLLCSEDKPTHCHRRLVAEYLKNKWGNVQIGHII; from the coding sequence ATGAAGATCTTCACGATTGGTTTCACGAAGAAGTCGGCTGAGTCCTTCTTCACCAAACTGCAGCTCGCAGGCGTCAGAAAACTGGTGGATGCGCGGCTGAATAATGTTTCGCAGTTGGCAGGCTTTACCAAGCGTGATGACCTCCGCTATTTTTTGAGGGCAATCTGCAATATCGACTATGTACACCTCCCTGAGCTTGCACCCACGCAGGAAATAATGGACGAATACAAGAAGCAGAATGGTGACTGGGACCTGTTTGAGCGTCAGTTCATAAAGCTACTGACCGCACGGCAGGTCGAGCACAAGGTTACTCGTAAATCTCTTGAAGACGCCTGTCTGCTGTGCAGCGAAGATAAACCTACCCATTGTCATCGTCGTCTTGTGGCAGAATATCTCAAGAACAAATGGGGGAATGTTCAGATCGGGCACATCATCTAA
- a CDS encoding ATP-binding protein — translation MIDRDYEINKLLSLLKHYRVVGIIGARQVGKTTLARALLNRAQSSSFYYDLENPEDLARLADPMLTLKGLKGLVVIDEIQRLPGLFPILRVLADRPKASARFLVLGSASPELLRQGSESLAGRIAYHELGGFSLDEVGIKSRQRLWLRGGFPRSYLAPSDTLSEEWRRGFIGTFLERDLPQLGVAIRSTTLHRFWSMLAHYHGQIWNASEFGRSFGVADTTVRNYLDLLSSALVVRQLQPWHENISKRQVKSPKVYIADSGLLHTLLGIKTRNDLERHPKIGASWEGFVIEQIVRRTGFRKEDCFFWATHAGAELDLLVVRGRNRLGFEVKLTGSPRVTPSMRSALADLKLQRLYVIHAGEETFQLEKKIQAVALPRLLEDLPA, via the coding sequence ATGATCGACAGGGATTATGAGATAAACAAGCTCCTTTCTCTTCTAAAGCACTATCGCGTTGTCGGGATCATCGGGGCACGCCAGGTCGGGAAAACAACGCTGGCACGCGCTCTTCTGAACCGCGCACAAAGTTCCTCATTTTACTATGACCTTGAAAATCCGGAAGATCTGGCACGCCTTGCAGACCCGATGCTTACCCTCAAGGGTTTAAAGGGGCTTGTTGTTATCGATGAGATACAAAGGCTCCCGGGACTTTTCCCTATCCTCAGGGTACTTGCAGACCGCCCGAAGGCATCGGCGCGCTTCCTGGTTCTCGGAAGCGCCTCCCCTGAACTCCTCCGTCAAGGATCTGAATCTCTTGCAGGCAGAATTGCATATCATGAACTTGGGGGGTTCTCACTGGATGAGGTCGGGATAAAAAGCCGCCAGCGGTTGTGGTTGCGGGGGGGATTCCCCCGGTCGTACCTCGCCCCTTCTGATACGTTAAGCGAGGAATGGCGCCGGGGATTCATAGGGACCTTTCTCGAAAGAGACCTCCCGCAGTTGGGAGTCGCTATCCGCTCAACCACCCTGCACCGGTTCTGGAGCATGCTCGCTCATTATCATGGCCAGATATGGAATGCCTCTGAATTCGGGCGGTCTTTTGGAGTTGCCGATACGACTGTCCGCAATTATCTTGACCTGCTGTCATCCGCGCTGGTTGTGAGGCAACTGCAGCCATGGCATGAGAATATCTCAAAGCGCCAGGTTAAATCACCAAAGGTATATATCGCGGACAGCGGCCTGCTGCACACGTTGCTTGGCATCAAAACCCGCAACGACCTGGAAAGACATCCCAAGATCGGGGCATCATGGGAGGGGTTTGTCATCGAGCAGATTGTCCGCCGGACAGGATTCAGAAAAGAGGATTGTTTTTTCTGGGCGACCCATGCAGGCGCGGAACTTGACCTTCTCGTAGTCAGGGGGAGGAACAGGCTTGGTTTTGAGGTCAAGCTGACCGGCTCCCCTCGCGTAACCCCCTCGATGCGGAGCGCTCTTGCAGATCTGAAACTCCAGCGCTTGTATGTAATTCACGCAGGTGAAGAGACCTTCCAGCTTGAGAAAAAGATCCAGGCCGTTGCCTTACCCCGATTATTAGAGGATCTTCCTGCTTAA